In Sphingomonas sp. LT1P40, the DNA window CCAGTGAGGTGGGCGCAGCCCCCATGCCGGTGCGCATCACCGGGGTGTAGAGATAGCGCCCCGAAACGCCATCGGCGGCAGGCGGCGGCAGCGTCACCAGCACCCGACCGCCAGCCACATCGATATTCACACGCATCAGTCCGTTCTGCGCGACGGTGCCCTTGAGTGCCGCGGCAGGTGCCGCATCCTGTGCGTACGCGCCGCTAGCCAGCGCCAGCGCAATCGCCGCCGTCGAACGCAACAAATACCGCATCGAAATCCCCTGAAGTCTGGCGTTGCCCGATGATGACGCGGATCGAATGCGCGCGATAGGCCTATCCGCCGAACCCGCTCCCATCCTTCCGCCTGAACGCCTCACCGGGGATCAGGTGCATGTCGATATCGGGATAGTGGCACACCGTCACAGATGGCCGCCCGACCGCGACGAACACGCAATCCGCGTCGCTGCGGTTCTGTAGGCTATGGCCGTTGCCATCGCCCTTGGCGAACGCCGCGACGTCGCCCGGACGCATCACCGTCTCGCCACCGTCATCGATCAGCACCGCCTCACCCGCGAGCATCACGACCAGTTCGTCCTCGCCTTCATGCCAATGGCGCTGCGAAGACCATGCGCCGGGCTTCAGCACGACATGGCTCGCCCCGAAATCCTCCAGCCCTGCGGCCGGTGCCAGCCGGCGATACCAGCGCCCCTCCACCACCCCGGCATATTCGAGCGGATAGCCGGTCGCATTGGTCTGCGGGATTGTATCGAGGTCAAGCTTGGGCAATGGAGCCTCCGATTGCTGAACTGGAGCCGCTTGTGCCCGATGTCGTCGAACTGACCAAGGCGCTGATCGCCGCCGAAAGCATCACCCCGGCACAGGGCGCGGTGTTCGACGTGCTGGAGGCTGCGCTGACGCCGCTCGGCTTCGCGGTCGAGCGGTTTGTCACGGGCGAAGCGCCCGACGGCCCGGTCGAGAATATGCTCGCCGTCCGCACCGCCGGGCCGGGCCAGCATTTCGCCTTTGCCGGCCATCTCGACGTGGTGCCGCCGGGCGAAGGCTGGGCGTCGGGTGCCTTCACCCCCGAGATTCGCGGCGACCTGCTCTATGGACGCGGCGCAGTGGATATGAAGGGATCGATCGCCGCCTTCGCCGCCGCCGTGGCCCGCGTGCCCGCCAGTGGCACCGTCAGCTTCGTCATCACCGGCGACGAAGAAGGCCCCGCCACCTACGGCAC includes these proteins:
- a CDS encoding cupin domain-containing protein, with translation MPKLDLDTIPQTNATGYPLEYAGVVEGRWYRRLAPAAGLEDFGASHVVLKPGAWSSQRHWHEGEDELVVMLAGEAVLIDDGGETVMRPGDVAAFAKGDGNGHSLQNRSDADCVFVAVGRPSVTVCHYPDIDMHLIPGEAFRRKDGSGFGG